The following proteins are encoded in a genomic region of Tenebrio molitor chromosome 7, icTenMoli1.1, whole genome shotgun sequence:
- the LOC138136067 gene encoding protein takeout-like, giving the protein MKVATVLSLGIFLGVCGGVSLPKYIKLCRGSDPDFDKCGLRNGKEAIKHLVAGDKALRLVPLSPLKLPFIQLENRADFQLNLTDVQILGLDKAELIDFHADLDQHNIRTIVHLAEITVNGDLHADGRVLILPIKGDGPGSIKAYGGNYTFDFHYDLVRKDGREFAKIGKHDFSFSVKKATFDVEKTFGDSIIGKETNKFLNENWSEVIKDFEKVIGYTIGAICKNIASSVFETVPYDEFILP; this is encoded by the exons ATGAAAGTCGCCACGGTGCTGTCGTTGGGAATCTTTTTGGGGGTTTGCGGCGGCGTCTCTTTGC CTAAGTACATCAAGCTGTGCAGAGGAAGCGATCCGGACTTTGACAAGTGCGGCCTCCGCAACGGCAAAGAAGCGATCAAGCACTTAGTGGCAG GCGACAAAGCCCTCCGACTCGTACCTCTGTCCCCCTTGAAGCTCCCCTTCATCCAGCTGGAAAACAGAGCCGACTTCCAGCTAAACCTGACCGACGTGCAGATCCTGGGGCTGGACAAGGCCGAACTGATCGACTTCCA CGCCGACCTGGACCAACATAACATCAGAACGATAGTCCACCTGGCGGAGATAACGGTAAACGGCGACCTCCACGCCGACGGGAGGGTGCTCATCCTGCCCATCAAGGGTGACGGACCGGGATCCATCAAAGCAT ATGGTGGGAATTACACCTTCGACTTCCACTACGATCTCGTCCGGAAGGATGGACGCGAGTTCGCTAAGATCGGCAAGCACGACTTCAGCTTCAGCGTGAAGAAGGCTACGTTCGACGTGGAGAAAACCTTCGGCGACTCGATCATCG GCAAGGAGACCAATAAATTCCTTAACGAGAACTGGTCCGAGGTGATAAAGGACTTCGAGAAAGTGATCGGGTACACCATCGGAGCCATCTGTAAGAACATCGCCAGCAGCGTCTTCGAGACGGTGCCTTACGACGAATTTATTTTGCCATAA